A single region of the Devosia sp. FJ2-5-3 genome encodes:
- a CDS encoding HD domain-containing protein: MLSIREANILIQEHLGEGLRARHSVFVGFLMARLAPMLGEDSMLWEVIGLVHDLDFDATAGDRSRHGLLTAEWLEDDLPDVALLAIRSHDHRTGIISETALALALKLADAVAAGELDIGREGMVEALSAASPIDRLEEVLSARPYLPKLIVQPATELLIPLEAVASICRTAPEQ, encoded by the coding sequence ATGCTAAGCATAAGGGAAGCAAACATTCTGATCCAAGAGCACCTTGGTGAAGGCCTGCGAGCACGCCATTCTGTGTTTGTAGGCTTTCTCATGGCTCGCCTTGCACCAATGCTTGGCGAAGATTCTATGCTTTGGGAAGTAATAGGGTTAGTTCATGATCTTGACTTCGACGCTACCGCAGGGGATCGAAGCCGCCACGGCCTGCTGACGGCCGAATGGCTAGAGGACGATTTGCCAGATGTGGCTCTGTTGGCCATCCGGTCCCATGATCATAGAACCGGCATTATCTCCGAGACCGCCTTGGCTCTCGCGCTCAAGCTGGCCGATGCAGTCGCGGCAGGAGAACTTGACATTGGCAGAGAAGGAATGGTTGAGGCCCTTAGTGCCGCCTCGCCAATTGACCGGCTTGAAGAAGTCTTGTCAGCTCGGCCTTACCTTCCAAAACTGATAGTTCAGCCTGCAACTGAGCTTTTGATCCCATTGGAGGCGGTCGCATCAATATGCCGAACCGCACCAGAACAATAA